The following coding sequences lie in one Rutidosis leptorrhynchoides isolate AG116_Rl617_1_P2 chromosome 4, CSIRO_AGI_Rlap_v1, whole genome shotgun sequence genomic window:
- the LOC139843695 gene encoding putative pentatricopeptide repeat-containing protein At3g11460, mitochondrial, whose protein sequence is MELSQNFYESMKECVNIRSKNLARGLHCQLITKGLGVSTFVQNNLINMYASCGLIDDASLVFDEIELKNVFSWNAMIEVLVNSGRIMGAQKVFDEMPQRDVVSWNSMMSGYFRNGLIEKTVEVFVLMVRCFECVPDAYSFTCVMKACASLGNLNLALQVHGLAQKFEFLGDNSVESSMVDMYIKCGKPDIAEQIFLKISNPSSFSWNSMIYGYSKLYGAQRALELFDDMPKRDVVSWNMIVSILSKHGNVMKTLSMFIEMCRQGFKPNSMTYASVLSACTSIYELTWGTHLHGRIIRIQQDVDVYVGTSLIDMYAKCGLYVKARQVFNNLKHHNIVTWTSLIGGAVHCSNEEEAIKLFKQMKTVPVASDHLTLATVLNACCNLKDIDLGTQIHAYSFRIGMNTLTPVANALITMYAKCSDIQSANNVFQQMSFRDIISWTTMISSFSQSGNVVKAREYFDKMPERNVVSWNSMLSGYVQCGFWEEGLKIYVLMSQQGVKPDWITFVCSINACANGAVLKLGNQVVAQAEKSGYGSDVSVKNSIVTMYSKCGRIKDAEKTFDLIVSKNLITWNAMMAGYAQSGQGDQVIETFEKMIRSGIRPDNISYVSVLSGCSHSGLLSEGQHYFNMLIEDQSINPTCEHFACMVDLFGRAGLVEKAKDIIENMRMKPNAAVWGALLGACRIHGDSTMAETALKNLVELDAEDSGSYVLLANLYSDSGNLENVSNVRRIMKDKGIRKDPGCSWIEVDNRVHVFTVDDANHPRIKDVYYTLDEIIRKLEETGMYVRKNSCVYHSEKLALAFGLLSLPGWMPIDIMKNLRICDDCHFVMKLVSRVTSRELIIRDANRFHYFKNGSCSCRDFW, encoded by the coding sequence ATGGAGTTATCTCAGAATTTTTACGAATCGATGAAAGAATGTGTCAATATTCGGTCGAAGAACTTGGCTCGGGGACTTCATTGTCAGCTGATCACAAAAGGGTTAGGTGTTTCGACTTTTGTTCAGAACAATTTAATTAACATGTACGCCAGTTGTGGTTTAATCGATGATGCATCATTGGTGTTTGATGAAATTGAACTTAAAAATGTGTTTAGTTGGAATGCGATGATTGAGGTGTTAGTGAATTCGGGGCGGATCATGGGTGCACagaaggtgttcgatgaaatgcctcAAAGGGATGTTGTTTCTTGGAACTCTATGATGTCCGGTTATTTTCGTAATGGGTTGATAGAGAAGACTGTTGAGGTGTTCGTTTTGATGGTGAGATGTTTTGAGTGTGTTCCAGATGCATATTCTTTCACTTGTGTGATGAAGGCCTGTGCTAGTCTTGGAAATTTAAATTTGGCTTTGCAAGTGCATGGTTTAGCTCAAAAGTTTGAGTTTTTAGGTGACAATTCTGTTGAATCGTCGATGGTTGATATGTACATTAAGTGTGGAAAGCCCGATATTGCTGAACAAATTTTCTTAAAAATTTCAAACCCAAGTTCGTTTTCTTGGAATTCTATGATTTATGGTTACTCAAAGTTATATGGTGCTCAAAGGGCTTTGGAATTATTTGATGATATGCCTAAAAGAGATGTCGTGTCATGGAACATGATCGTCTCGATTTTGTCTAAGCATGGGAACGTTATGAAGACGCTCAGTATGTTCATTGAAATGTGTCGTCAAGGTTTTAAACCAAATTCCATGACATATGCTAGCGTCCTAAGTGCATGTACTAGCATATATGAACTTACTTGGGGGACCCACTTGCACGGACGAATTATCCGAATACAACAAGATGTGGATGTGTATGTTGGCACTAGTTTGATTGACATGTATGCTAAATGTGGGTTGTATGTGAAAGCACGCCAAGTATTTAATAATCTAAAACATCACAACATCGTTACATGGACATCATTAATAGGTGGTGCAGTACATTGTAGCAATGAAGAAGAAGCCATAAAGTTATTTAAACAAATGAAAACTGTTCCTGTGGCCTCTGATCACTTAACTCTAGCAACTGTTTTAAATGCTTGTTGTAATTTAAAGGATATTGACCTTGGAACCCAAATCCATGCATATTCATTTAGAATTGGAATGAATACTTTAACCCCAGTAGCAAATGCTTTAATTACAATGTATGCTAAATGCAGTGATATACAGAGTGCAAATAATGTGTTTCAACAAATGTCGTTTAGAGATATCATATCATGGACAACAATGATATCATCATTTTCACAAAGTGGAAACGTTGTAAAGGCTcgagaatattttgataaaatgcCTGAAAGGAATGTCGTTTCTTGGAACTCGATGTTATCAGGATATGTTCAGTGTGGATTTTGGGAAGAAGGTCTCAAGATTTATGTTTTGATGAGTCAACAAGGAGTCAAACCAGATTGGATTACATTTGTATGTTCAATTAATGCATGTGCAAATGGTGCCGTACTAAAACTCGGTAACCAAGTAGTTGCTCAAGCTGAAAAATCGGGTTATGGGTCTGATGTTTCGGTGAAAAATAGTATTGTTACCATGTATTCAAAATGCGGGCGTATTAAAGATGCAGAAAAAACATTTGATTTGATAGTTTCAAAGAATTTGATTACTTGGAATGCAATGATGGCGGGGTATGCTCAAAGTGGTCAGGGTGATCAAGTAATTGAGACTTTTGAGAAGATGATACGGTCGGGTATAAGGCCCGATAACATAAGTTATGTATCGGTTTTATCTGGTTGTAGCCATTCAGGACTATTATCTGAAGGTCAACATTACTTTAATATGTTAATTGAGGATCAGAGTATTAATCCAACATGTGAGCATTTTGCGTGTATGGTGGATTTGTTTGGGCGAGCAGGGTTGGTTGAAAAGGCAAAAGATATAATAGAGAACATGCGGATGAAGCCAAACGCTGCTGTTTGGGGAGCTTTGCTTGGTGCTTGCAGAATTCATGGTGATTCAACAATGGCAGAAACTGCTTTAAAGAATCTTGTTGAACTAGATGCAGAAGATTCGGGTAGTTATGTACTTTTAGCCAATCTTTATTCAGACTCTGGAAATTTAGAAAATGTTTCAAATGTAAGGAGAATAATGAAAGATAAAGGAATAAGGAAGGATCCTGGGTGCAGTTGGATTGAAGTAGATAACAGAGTACATGTTTTTACAGTAGATGATGCTAATCATCCAAGGATTAAAGACGTTTATTACACGTTAGATGAGATTATTAGGAAATTAGAAGAAACGGGAATGTATGTTAGGAAAAACAGTTGTGTGTATCACAGTGAAAAGCTTGCATTAGCGTTTGGGTTATTAAGTTTGCCAGGTTGGATGCCGATTGATATAATGAAGAATCTTAGAATATGTGATGATTGTCATTTCGTAATGAAATTGGTGTCACGTGTGACATCAAGGGAACTTATAATTCGGGATGcaaatcgttttcattattttaagaATGGGTCTTGCTCCTGTCGGGATTTTTGGTAA
- the LOC139843757 gene encoding glucan endo-1,3-beta-glucosidase 12-like yields MALLCFIPFLFLLHPLTTVTAVGINYGTLGNNLPPPKTVAQLLQSTLIDKVKIYDSNPQILQAFSNSGIDLIVAVENSHVANLSASMSAAEDWFSARVAPFIPSTSIVAIAVGNEYLATNDDNMNPNYLLKAMQNLHQVLLSRGLDRKIKISTPHSMAVLATSFPPSTSTFATTLMPIMTSIVSFLADTGSSFMVNAYPYFAYRDNPKTVPLEYAMLGNSSGVHDPKGYVYTNMLDAQIDAIRSAIVSLGFGNRNVGITVSESGWPSKGESGETAASPDNAKAYNSRLITKAQSNKGTPMKPNEKIEIFLFALFNENKKQGGASERNFGLFNGDGSKVYEVDLSCEFCSGSKLEFGSKMMQRGPSVWCVAKPHADEKLVQGVLDFCCGPGGVDCREVYENGACFGPNKVHAHASYAMNAYYQMHGRNYWNCDFKGSGLVTFSDPSYGTCKYSQQ; encoded by the exons ATGGCTCTTCTATGTTTCATCCCCTTCCTCTTTCTCCTCCACCCATTAACTACAGTAACTGCGGTGGGAATAAACTACGGCACACTCGGTAACAACCTCCCACCACCAAAGACAGTTGCCCAGCTCTTGCAATCCACACTTATTGATAAAGTCAAAATCTATGACTCAAACCCTCAAATTCTCCAAGCCTTCTCCAACTCGGGCATTGATCTAATAGTCGCAGTCGAGAACAGTCATGTCGCTAATCTAAGTGCCTCCATGTCCGCCGCAGAGGATTGGTTCTCGGCCCGTGTTGCCCCTTTCATCCCCTCCACCTCAATAGTTGCCATTGCGGTTGGTAACGAGTACTTAGCCACTAATGATGATAACATGAACCCTAATTATCTTTTAAAAGCAATGCAAAATCTACATCAAGTTTTGCTATCACGTGGACTTGATCGAAAAATCAAGATCTCTACGCCTCATAGTATGGCCGTGTTAGCCACCTCGTTTCCACCTTCCACGTCCACATTTGCCACTACCCTTATGCCGATAATGACATCGATAGTTTCCTTTTTAGCCGACACTGGCTCATCGTTCATGGTAAATGCATACCCTTACTTCGCCTATCGTGACAACCCTAAAACGGTCCCACTCGAGTATGCAATGCTTGGTAACTCGAGCGGAGTTCATGACCCAAAAGGGTACGTCTACACCAATATGTTAGACGCACAGATCGATGCGATCCGTTCTGCTATTGTGTCATTAGGATTCGGAAACCGAAATGTTGGTATAACGGTTTCCGAATCTGGATGGCCCTCAAAAGGCGAGTCCGGTGAAACTGCTGCTTCACCGGACAATGCAAAAGCCTACAATAGTAGGTTAATAACTAAGGCCCAGTCAAACAAAGGGACCCCAATGAAACCCAATGAGAAGATAGAGATATTTCTTTTTGCTTTGTTTAATGAAAACAAGAAACAAGGAGGTGCAAGTGAGAGGAACTTTGGGCTATTCAATGGGGATGGTTCTAAGGTTTATGAAGTTGATTTGAGCTGTGAGTTTTGTAGTGGGTCTAAATTGGAGTTTGGGTCAAAGATGATGCAAAGGGGTCCATCGGTTTGGTGTGTGGCTAAGCCACATGCGGATGAGAAGTTGGTTCAGGGTGTGTTGGACTTTTGTTGTGGGCCAGGTGGTGTGGACTGTAGGGAAGTGTATGAAAATGGGGCTTGTTTTGGGCCTAATAAGGTTCATGCACATGCATCATATGCAATGAATGCATATTACCAAATGCATGGAAGAAATTATTGGAATTGTGATTTTAAAGGAAGTGGTCTTGTCACTTTCAGTGACCCAA GTTATGGAACATGCAAGTACTCTCAACAGTAG